The following proteins are encoded in a genomic region of Brachypodium distachyon strain Bd21 chromosome 1, Brachypodium_distachyon_v3.0, whole genome shotgun sequence:
- the LOC100835294 gene encoding SCAR-like protein 1 isoform X2 — translation MTTSARGHGLVLRVQQLEAELPLLEKDSCQRDYLYVASDRGVDWHANLRVDHGLVTRGDTPRFIMDSIKRCHGPPRLFMLDKYDIGGAGTCMKRYSDPAFFKTDSACSRMLQEGIRRERRPLRAMEIRPNLQNSEIFRPPNAPNSDSKSETDLSVEALDEAPTRRQRLKNRQLNGSVFQSFRPQMQDLYEKASSPQEKTFSMDQSEAQISFTDSPDTNAEERDIMVDTSSSMDRGKKGHHTLVHKNRSMCEEALSRSSDARSAGSSSKGYNSEIDIFVDALTTMVSEVETDTEHRDHGKRASSPALSGKACSDAHGAVLSNSSSFSKEEDSPTSCSSDVTSANGGNPEDEDTVHVPQAKPVMGEHERTSSLEELFEQEKPVSCEHERTSSLEELLTSDVLVSEPDMKELATESNTNGLVSNATSDSAVDPTKKAKENNILTISFKKTASKRLKCVESMEIFASKVGILPRKLSKKHDPFSDSLRNMAKELLELKCDGTQDTDLHDFEANGEEFDVKCPEMSHHPVEIEESVRQSISSESPQNHVSPRECQSEVNKESDHDVPPTDSPQDSVFDENGFQHTSIYLTDITSPSPQEEGCAGATSDEHLSAGMLNLALELMQENIEDIRTEDVSENASDVGEELKEVCICEEQVNVEDTNECAESDEYKSEDDEITEYIEDHVVPDGVISSPTSSKLSDDLSQATPFGLTDADGAMASEGANNYIPEMEHTTLLETITETEVPKLVPESVISSEASVPDDEQCYLHPETTFAQDTVLRSCEVTGPNDQLQQCISSMMAETPDPTVHELHQEQPNPFISSTEIFADQMAPDARYVPLPNISSFDWMLNGAMQQSLNVLPAPSTNGFLHEIPSSEDTEDAPPLPPLPPMQWRATKLQTGSTALFAKIGKPPRPKPAVKQNENERNSSFDEMNQEDQNLQETILQNGFTLLQKEMTPTTVSEEVQTNPLLDRDSQENHLQEKYKDYDVQAPNLFSESEVKSTACLVSVEGVNLHTLPELIRIPEEAWSELVDIEPILQPEEKRKEELRNRYCDFSDMHTAGLPIEKTNLEYEISDQKVKESDHKEKELPAADRNTIADSEENKPEGLPCQDDTQNPDFSVQREDGEHGSSVDKAREFSIALEEELAKLPPHPEPEPPRCPLLQVTSHDRSMLRKAPTLVQPSSKLSDEKNTVLEQIKNKSFNLKPVIVKRPNVIGGPRTNLQVVAILERANLIRQAVADDDDEDSWSE, via the exons ATGACCACGTCGGCTCGAGGGCACGGGCTGGTGCTCCGGGTGCAGCAGCTGGAGGCAGAGCTGCCACTCCTGGAGAAAGACTCCTGTCAGAGAGATTACCTGTACGTTGCTTCCGACAGGG GAGTTGATTGGCATGCTAATCTGAGGGTGGACCATGGGCTTGTGACGAGAGGCGACACGCCTCGCTTCATCATGGATTCCATCAAGCGGTGTCATGGGCCTCCCAGATTGTTCATGCTTGACAAGTATGATATCGGTGGCGCGGGGACGTGCATGAAGAGATACTCGGACCCGGCCTTCTTCAAGACGGATTCTGCCTGTTCAAGAATGCTGCAGGAAGGAATCAGAAGGGAAAGAAGACCTCTTAGAGCCATG GAGATCAGGCCGAACCTGCAGAATTCTGAGATTTTCAGACCTCCTAACGCACCCAACAGTGACTCCAA ATCGGAGACTGATTTATCCGTTGAAGCTTTGGATGAAGCCCCAACAAGGCGCCAACGACTGAAGAACAGGCAGCTAAACGGCTCTGTGTTCCAAAGCTTCAGACCGCAGATGCAGGATCTTTATGAAAAGGCTTCTTCACCACAGGAGAAAACTTTCTCCATGGATCAATCAGAGGCGCAGATATCTTTCACCGATTCACCAGATACAAACGCTGAAGAGAGGGACATAATGGTGGACACTTCCAGCAGCATGGACAGAGGCAAGAAAGGCCACCACACCTTGGTGCACAAGAACAGGTCCATGTGTGAAGAAGCCTTGTCCCGTTCTTCAGATGCCCGGTCAGcaggaagcagcagcaagggGTACAACTCTGAAATTGACATTTTCGTGGATGCACTCACAACAATGGTGTCTGAAGTGGAGACAGACACGGAGCACAGGGACCATGGAAAACGGGCCTCTTCACCAGCACTTTCAGGCAAGGCGTGCTCCGATGCTCACGGTGCCGTGCTGTCCAACTCTAGTAGCTTCAGTAAGGAGGAGGACTCGCCGACGTCTTGCTCTTCAGATGTTACCTCAGCAAACGGTGGTAACCCTGAAGATGAAGACACTGTCCATGTACCGCAGGCCAAACCTGTTATGGGTGAACATGAGAGGACTAGCTCATTGGAGGAATTGTTTGAGCAAGAGAAGCCTGTTTCTTGCGAGCATGAGAGAACTTCTTCCTTGGAGGAATTGCTCACCAGCGATGTCCTTGTTTCAGAGCCTGACATGAAGGAACTAGCTACTGAATCAAATACTAACGGCCTTGTCAGTAATGCTACATCTGATAGTGCAGTTGACCCTACTAAAAAGGCCAAGGAGAATAATATTTTGACCATTTCCTTCAAGAAGACAGCTAGCAAGAGGTTGAAGTGTGTCGAAAGCATGGAGATTTTTGCTTCAAAAGTTGGCATTTTGCCCAGGAAACTCTCCAAGAAGCATGATCCGTTCTCCGATTCCCTCCGGAACATGGCGAAGGAGCTGCTTGAGCTAAAGTGTGATGGCACTCAAGATACCGACTTGCATGACTTTGAAGCAAATGGTGAGGAATTCGATGTTAAATGTCCAGAAATGTCTCACCATCCTGTTGAAATAGAGGAAAGTGTCAGGCAAAGCATTTCTTCTGAGTCCCCACAAAATCATGTTAGTCCAAGGGAATGCCAGTCAGAAGTAAACAAAGAGTCTGACCATGATGTTCCACCTACTGACAGTCCACAAGATTCAGTCTTTGATGAAAATGGTTTCCAGCATACCAGTATCTACTTGACAGACATCACATCACCGAGTCCTCAAGAAGAAGGATGTGCAGGTGCTACATCTGATGAGCATTTGTCTGCTGGCATGCTCAATCTCGCATTGGAGCTTATGCAAGAGAATATTGAGGATATACGTACCGAAGATGTTTCTGAAAATGCATCAGATGTGGGTGAAGAGTTGAAAGAAGTCTGCATTTGTGAAGAGCAGGTAAATGTGGAAGACACCAATGAATGTGCTGAATCCGATGAATATAAATCGGAGGATGATGAAATCACAGAGTACATAGAAGATCACGTGGTTCCAGATGGTGTGATCTCCTCGCCGACTTCATCCAAGCTATCTGATGATCTTTCCCAAGCAACTCCATTCGGTCTCACAGATGCAGATGGCGCGATGGCAAGTGAAGGTGCAAACAACTACATCCCTGAAATGGAGCATACCACATTGCTGGAAACTATCACAGAAACTGAAGTACCTAAACTTGTACCCGAGTCAGTAATCAGCAGTGAGGCTTCCGTGCCAGATGATGAACAGTGCTATTTACATCCAGAAACAACTTTTGCACAGGATACTGTTCTCAGAAGCTGTGAAGTTACAGGCCCAAATGATCAACTGCAGCAGTGCATCTCATCCATGATGGCCGAGACTCCAGATCCAACTGTACATGAATTACATCAGGAACAACCTAATCCATTCATCAGCAGCACTGAAATTTTTGCAGATCAAATGGCTCCTGACGCCAGATATGTGCCGCTACCGAACATCTCAAGTTTTGATTGGATGCTTAATGGGGCAATGCAGCAGTCTTTAAATGTGCTTCCTGCTCCATCAACTAATGGATTTCTACATGAAATTCCTTCTTCTGAAGATACTGAAGATGCACCGCCACTTCCACCTCTTCCGCCAATGCAGTGGCGAGCGACCAAGCTCCAGACAGGATCCACAGCTTTATTTGCAAAGATTGGGAAACCACCGAGGCCAAAGCCTGCAGTGAAACAAAATGAGAATGAGAGGAACTCTTCATTTGATGAAATGAATCAAGAGGATCAAAACCTTCAGGAAACAATCCTGCAGAACGGCTTTACTTTGCTGCAGAAGGAAATGACACCGACAACAGTTTCTGAAGAGGTTCAGACAAATCCATTACTTGACAGGGATTCTCAAGAAAATCATCtccaagaaaaatacaaagatTATGATGTGCAGGCTCCCAATCTATTTTCCGAATCAGAAGTCAAGAGCACGGCATGCCTTGTTTCAGTAGAAGGAGTTAATCTGCACACTTTACCCGAGCTTATAAGAATTCCGGAGGAGGCTTGGTCTGAGCTTGTAGATATAGAACCAATTCTGCAACCGGAGGAAAAGCGAAAGGAAGAGCTCAGAAACAGATATTGTGATTTCAGTGACATGCATACTGCTGGTTTGCCAATCGAAAAGACTAATCTGGAGTATGAAATATCTGATCAAAAGGTGAAGGAATCTGATCACAAGGAGAAAGAATTGCCAGCTGCAGATAGAAACACAATTGCAGATtcagaagaaaacaaaccaGAGGGGCTTCCTTGTCAGGATGATACGCAAAATCCTGATTTCTCGGTGCAACGGGAAGATGGAGAGCATGGTAGTTCCGTTGACAAGGCTAGGGAGTTCTCTATAGCATTAGAAGAGGAACTAGCAAAGTTACCTCCTCATCCAGAGCCGGAACCACCTAGATGTCCTCTGCTTCAAGTTACTTCTCATGATAGAAGCATG CTAAGAAAGGCTCCAACTTTGGTTCAGCCTTCAAGTAAGCTTTCAGATGAGAAGAACACAGTGCTAGAACAGATAAAGAACAAG TCTTTCAACTTGAAGCCAGTCATCGTGAAGAGACCAAACGTGATAGGTGGTCCGAGAACGAACTTACAAGTGGTGGCTATCTTGGAGAGGGCCAACTTAATTCGCCAG GCTGTTgccgatgacgatgacgaggaTAGCTGGAGTGAGTAG
- the LOC100835294 gene encoding SCAR-like protein 1 isoform X1: MPLSRHTVANEYSLGGRDLYKRADQHDPEAVLDGVAMAGLVGVLRQLGDLAEFAAQVFHGLYDEAMTTSARGHGLVLRVQQLEAELPLLEKDSCQRDYLYVASDRGVDWHANLRVDHGLVTRGDTPRFIMDSIKRCHGPPRLFMLDKYDIGGAGTCMKRYSDPAFFKTDSACSRMLQEGIRRERRPLRAMEIRPNLQNSEIFRPPNAPNSDSKSETDLSVEALDEAPTRRQRLKNRQLNGSVFQSFRPQMQDLYEKASSPQEKTFSMDQSEAQISFTDSPDTNAEERDIMVDTSSSMDRGKKGHHTLVHKNRSMCEEALSRSSDARSAGSSSKGYNSEIDIFVDALTTMVSEVETDTEHRDHGKRASSPALSGKACSDAHGAVLSNSSSFSKEEDSPTSCSSDVTSANGGNPEDEDTVHVPQAKPVMGEHERTSSLEELFEQEKPVSCEHERTSSLEELLTSDVLVSEPDMKELATESNTNGLVSNATSDSAVDPTKKAKENNILTISFKKTASKRLKCVESMEIFASKVGILPRKLSKKHDPFSDSLRNMAKELLELKCDGTQDTDLHDFEANGEEFDVKCPEMSHHPVEIEESVRQSISSESPQNHVSPRECQSEVNKESDHDVPPTDSPQDSVFDENGFQHTSIYLTDITSPSPQEEGCAGATSDEHLSAGMLNLALELMQENIEDIRTEDVSENASDVGEELKEVCICEEQVNVEDTNECAESDEYKSEDDEITEYIEDHVVPDGVISSPTSSKLSDDLSQATPFGLTDADGAMASEGANNYIPEMEHTTLLETITETEVPKLVPESVISSEASVPDDEQCYLHPETTFAQDTVLRSCEVTGPNDQLQQCISSMMAETPDPTVHELHQEQPNPFISSTEIFADQMAPDARYVPLPNISSFDWMLNGAMQQSLNVLPAPSTNGFLHEIPSSEDTEDAPPLPPLPPMQWRATKLQTGSTALFAKIGKPPRPKPAVKQNENERNSSFDEMNQEDQNLQETILQNGFTLLQKEMTPTTVSEEVQTNPLLDRDSQENHLQEKYKDYDVQAPNLFSESEVKSTACLVSVEGVNLHTLPELIRIPEEAWSELVDIEPILQPEEKRKEELRNRYCDFSDMHTAGLPIEKTNLEYEISDQKVKESDHKEKELPAADRNTIADSEENKPEGLPCQDDTQNPDFSVQREDGEHGSSVDKAREFSIALEEELAKLPPHPEPEPPRCPLLQVTSHDRSMLRKAPTLVQPSSKLSDEKNTVLEQIKNKSFNLKPVIVKRPNVIGGPRTNLQVVAILERANLIRQAVADDDDEDSWSE; encoded by the exons ATGCCTCTGTCGAGGCACACGGTCGCCAACGAGTACTCCCTCGGGGGCCGCGACCTCTACAAGCGGGCGGACCAGCACGACCCCGAGGCCGTCCTCGATGgcgtcgccatggccggcctCGTCGGCGTCCTCCGCCAGCTCGGCGACCTCGCAGA GTTTGCTGCACAGGTCTTCCACGGGCTGTATGATGAGGCGATGACCACGTCGGCTCGAGGGCACGGGCTGGTGCTCCGGGTGCAGCAGCTGGAGGCAGAGCTGCCACTCCTGGAGAAAGACTCCTGTCAGAGAGATTACCTGTACGTTGCTTCCGACAGGG GAGTTGATTGGCATGCTAATCTGAGGGTGGACCATGGGCTTGTGACGAGAGGCGACACGCCTCGCTTCATCATGGATTCCATCAAGCGGTGTCATGGGCCTCCCAGATTGTTCATGCTTGACAAGTATGATATCGGTGGCGCGGGGACGTGCATGAAGAGATACTCGGACCCGGCCTTCTTCAAGACGGATTCTGCCTGTTCAAGAATGCTGCAGGAAGGAATCAGAAGGGAAAGAAGACCTCTTAGAGCCATG GAGATCAGGCCGAACCTGCAGAATTCTGAGATTTTCAGACCTCCTAACGCACCCAACAGTGACTCCAA ATCGGAGACTGATTTATCCGTTGAAGCTTTGGATGAAGCCCCAACAAGGCGCCAACGACTGAAGAACAGGCAGCTAAACGGCTCTGTGTTCCAAAGCTTCAGACCGCAGATGCAGGATCTTTATGAAAAGGCTTCTTCACCACAGGAGAAAACTTTCTCCATGGATCAATCAGAGGCGCAGATATCTTTCACCGATTCACCAGATACAAACGCTGAAGAGAGGGACATAATGGTGGACACTTCCAGCAGCATGGACAGAGGCAAGAAAGGCCACCACACCTTGGTGCACAAGAACAGGTCCATGTGTGAAGAAGCCTTGTCCCGTTCTTCAGATGCCCGGTCAGcaggaagcagcagcaagggGTACAACTCTGAAATTGACATTTTCGTGGATGCACTCACAACAATGGTGTCTGAAGTGGAGACAGACACGGAGCACAGGGACCATGGAAAACGGGCCTCTTCACCAGCACTTTCAGGCAAGGCGTGCTCCGATGCTCACGGTGCCGTGCTGTCCAACTCTAGTAGCTTCAGTAAGGAGGAGGACTCGCCGACGTCTTGCTCTTCAGATGTTACCTCAGCAAACGGTGGTAACCCTGAAGATGAAGACACTGTCCATGTACCGCAGGCCAAACCTGTTATGGGTGAACATGAGAGGACTAGCTCATTGGAGGAATTGTTTGAGCAAGAGAAGCCTGTTTCTTGCGAGCATGAGAGAACTTCTTCCTTGGAGGAATTGCTCACCAGCGATGTCCTTGTTTCAGAGCCTGACATGAAGGAACTAGCTACTGAATCAAATACTAACGGCCTTGTCAGTAATGCTACATCTGATAGTGCAGTTGACCCTACTAAAAAGGCCAAGGAGAATAATATTTTGACCATTTCCTTCAAGAAGACAGCTAGCAAGAGGTTGAAGTGTGTCGAAAGCATGGAGATTTTTGCTTCAAAAGTTGGCATTTTGCCCAGGAAACTCTCCAAGAAGCATGATCCGTTCTCCGATTCCCTCCGGAACATGGCGAAGGAGCTGCTTGAGCTAAAGTGTGATGGCACTCAAGATACCGACTTGCATGACTTTGAAGCAAATGGTGAGGAATTCGATGTTAAATGTCCAGAAATGTCTCACCATCCTGTTGAAATAGAGGAAAGTGTCAGGCAAAGCATTTCTTCTGAGTCCCCACAAAATCATGTTAGTCCAAGGGAATGCCAGTCAGAAGTAAACAAAGAGTCTGACCATGATGTTCCACCTACTGACAGTCCACAAGATTCAGTCTTTGATGAAAATGGTTTCCAGCATACCAGTATCTACTTGACAGACATCACATCACCGAGTCCTCAAGAAGAAGGATGTGCAGGTGCTACATCTGATGAGCATTTGTCTGCTGGCATGCTCAATCTCGCATTGGAGCTTATGCAAGAGAATATTGAGGATATACGTACCGAAGATGTTTCTGAAAATGCATCAGATGTGGGTGAAGAGTTGAAAGAAGTCTGCATTTGTGAAGAGCAGGTAAATGTGGAAGACACCAATGAATGTGCTGAATCCGATGAATATAAATCGGAGGATGATGAAATCACAGAGTACATAGAAGATCACGTGGTTCCAGATGGTGTGATCTCCTCGCCGACTTCATCCAAGCTATCTGATGATCTTTCCCAAGCAACTCCATTCGGTCTCACAGATGCAGATGGCGCGATGGCAAGTGAAGGTGCAAACAACTACATCCCTGAAATGGAGCATACCACATTGCTGGAAACTATCACAGAAACTGAAGTACCTAAACTTGTACCCGAGTCAGTAATCAGCAGTGAGGCTTCCGTGCCAGATGATGAACAGTGCTATTTACATCCAGAAACAACTTTTGCACAGGATACTGTTCTCAGAAGCTGTGAAGTTACAGGCCCAAATGATCAACTGCAGCAGTGCATCTCATCCATGATGGCCGAGACTCCAGATCCAACTGTACATGAATTACATCAGGAACAACCTAATCCATTCATCAGCAGCACTGAAATTTTTGCAGATCAAATGGCTCCTGACGCCAGATATGTGCCGCTACCGAACATCTCAAGTTTTGATTGGATGCTTAATGGGGCAATGCAGCAGTCTTTAAATGTGCTTCCTGCTCCATCAACTAATGGATTTCTACATGAAATTCCTTCTTCTGAAGATACTGAAGATGCACCGCCACTTCCACCTCTTCCGCCAATGCAGTGGCGAGCGACCAAGCTCCAGACAGGATCCACAGCTTTATTTGCAAAGATTGGGAAACCACCGAGGCCAAAGCCTGCAGTGAAACAAAATGAGAATGAGAGGAACTCTTCATTTGATGAAATGAATCAAGAGGATCAAAACCTTCAGGAAACAATCCTGCAGAACGGCTTTACTTTGCTGCAGAAGGAAATGACACCGACAACAGTTTCTGAAGAGGTTCAGACAAATCCATTACTTGACAGGGATTCTCAAGAAAATCATCtccaagaaaaatacaaagatTATGATGTGCAGGCTCCCAATCTATTTTCCGAATCAGAAGTCAAGAGCACGGCATGCCTTGTTTCAGTAGAAGGAGTTAATCTGCACACTTTACCCGAGCTTATAAGAATTCCGGAGGAGGCTTGGTCTGAGCTTGTAGATATAGAACCAATTCTGCAACCGGAGGAAAAGCGAAAGGAAGAGCTCAGAAACAGATATTGTGATTTCAGTGACATGCATACTGCTGGTTTGCCAATCGAAAAGACTAATCTGGAGTATGAAATATCTGATCAAAAGGTGAAGGAATCTGATCACAAGGAGAAAGAATTGCCAGCTGCAGATAGAAACACAATTGCAGATtcagaagaaaacaaaccaGAGGGGCTTCCTTGTCAGGATGATACGCAAAATCCTGATTTCTCGGTGCAACGGGAAGATGGAGAGCATGGTAGTTCCGTTGACAAGGCTAGGGAGTTCTCTATAGCATTAGAAGAGGAACTAGCAAAGTTACCTCCTCATCCAGAGCCGGAACCACCTAGATGTCCTCTGCTTCAAGTTACTTCTCATGATAGAAGCATG CTAAGAAAGGCTCCAACTTTGGTTCAGCCTTCAAGTAAGCTTTCAGATGAGAAGAACACAGTGCTAGAACAGATAAAGAACAAG TCTTTCAACTTGAAGCCAGTCATCGTGAAGAGACCAAACGTGATAGGTGGTCCGAGAACGAACTTACAAGTGGTGGCTATCTTGGAGAGGGCCAACTTAATTCGCCAG GCTGTTgccgatgacgatgacgaggaTAGCTGGAGTGAGTAG